In Geminocystis sp. NIES-3708, a single window of DNA contains:
- a CDS encoding alpha/beta fold hydrolase — translation MIFLPTKTINTTNPLFIYLPGMDGSGKLLKNQTRIWQNFDVRCVAIPPLHGIEWQELTQQLINLIQQQLKVNDNREVYLCGESFGACLAMKLMEKIPHIFTRVILINSASAFSQRPWLNLGTYITQIMPDFIYRGSTLLLLPFLAKLEVLSIRERQRLLRVMNLLPPNIVSWRINLLEKFFLDQHKLKQYEKEVLIIAGGEDQLLPSVEEATRLKNIFSQAKISVLTHSGHCCLLEKNVDLCKIITES, via the coding sequence TTGATATTTTTACCAACTAAAACCATAAATACTACTAACCCTCTTTTTATTTATTTACCCGGCATGGATGGTAGTGGCAAACTTCTTAAAAATCAAACTCGGATTTGGCAAAACTTTGATGTGCGTTGTGTGGCAATTCCTCCCCTTCATGGTATCGAATGGCAAGAATTAACCCAACAATTAATTAATTTAATTCAACAACAATTAAAAGTTAATGACAACAGGGAAGTTTATTTATGTGGAGAATCTTTTGGTGCTTGTTTAGCGATGAAATTAATGGAAAAAATTCCTCATATATTTACTAGGGTTATCTTGATTAATTCCGCCTCTGCTTTTTCTCAACGTCCATGGTTAAATTTAGGTACTTATATTACACAAATCATGCCAGATTTTATTTATCGAGGTTCAACTTTGTTGTTATTACCATTTTTAGCAAAACTAGAAGTATTAAGCATAAGAGAACGTCAAAGATTACTTAGAGTTATGAATTTATTACCCCCAAATATCGTATCATGGCGGATTAATTTATTAGAAAAATTTTTTTTAGATCAACACAAATTAAAACAATATGAAAAAGAAGTTTTAATCATTGCAGGAGGAGAAGATCAATTATTACCATCGGTAGAAGAAGCAACAAGATTAAAAAATATTTTTTCTCAAGCAAAAATAAGTGTTCTTACTCATAGTGGTCATTGTTGTTTATTGGAAAAAAATGTCGATTTATGTAAAATTATAACAGAATCTTAA